A genome region from Bemisia tabaci chromosome 3, PGI_BMITA_v3 includes the following:
- the LOC109033264 gene encoding protein D3 isoform X1: MHTRTPLNQLGRKLFQLFSLVPIVTLAEPRSSVELPPPPPPRNFEGIKTAFKRHKIIPDLLSIAPKYTLEVTFSKEYHVDFGNYIEPAAWKQRPKKVHFAEAKKDRMYVLVMTGLDFPTRERPEGREWWYWVLGDLLGGPGAKGKDVMVYVGPDEMNIHSGLHRIVFLLMEQLDGRVLYEGKHLASTACESRRSCHNTTEFMVKYNLTAPVAGNFFTSGFIKSTKEPQTS, encoded by the exons ATGCATACTCGGACACCCTTAAATCAATTAGGAAGGAAgctttttcaattgttttcatTAGTGCCTATCGTAACATTGGCAGAGCCAAGATCTAGCGTGGAATTGCCGCCGCCTCCGCCaccaagaaattttgaaggaattaAAACTGCTTTCAAAAGACATAAAATAATTCCGGACTTACTTTCCATTGCACCAAAATACACCCTCGAG GTGACCTTTAGTAAGGAGTACCATGTCGATTTCGGAAATTATATTGAGCCCGCTGCATGGAAACAAAGACCGAAAAAAGTACATTTTGCCGAAGCCAAAAAAGATCGCATGTACGTTCTCGTTATGACGG GACTTGACTTTCCGACCCGAGAAAGGCCAGAGGGTAGAGAGTGGTGGTACTGGGTTCTTGGAGATTTGTTAGGAGGGCCTGGAGCTAAAGGAAAGGATGTCATGGTATACGTAGGACCCGATGAAATGAATATACATTCAG gctTGCATCGCATTGTATTCTTACTGATGGAGCAGTTAGATGGGCGAGTACTATACGAAGGGAAACACTTAGCCTCTAC GGCTTGCGAAAGCAGACGATCGTGCCACAATACGACAGAATTCATGGTAAAGTACAATTTAACTGCACCAGTTGCTGGAAATTTTTTCACTTCTGGATTCATAAAATCAACCAAAGAGCCTCAAACATCTTGA
- the LOC109033263 gene encoding protein D1: MDNENMLSGILCISLLFHRLEGTSRPEIKVGKLEPDTIKQLVTDHKIVPDVIDVSPKHAIKVHWLHGITAKFGNTLVPEDLRKSPFLIKWPIEKGAVYLLMMVDPDVPSRKNHTLREWNHWMFVNMPAYPLMLFGDTLVEYVGPDPLEGTGFHRYIFLIFKQPGNLTFNEPVLKHERNNTSRGHFSTRKFANKYKLGDPIAINFFIAEWRQNSSTGSDDYSYDAYRVNGELPHQFKNLTYFDKDKNDDDDDDDDNDYHHHDGHE; encoded by the exons ATGGACAACG aaaacaTGCTTTCTGGAATCTTATGCATTTCACTTCTTTTTCACCGCTTGGAGGGAACTTCCCGCCCGGAAATCAAAGTAGGTAAATTAGAACCCGATACAATCAAACAGTTGGTGACAGATCACAAAATTGTCCCGGATGTGATCGATGTTTCACCCAAACATGCAATTAAG GTTCACTGGTTGCATGGAATCACAGCCAAATTCGGAAATACGTTGGTTCCTGAGGATCTTCGCAAATCACCATTCCTCATCAAATGGCCAATCGAGAAGGGTGCTGTATATTTGTTGATGATGGTTG ATCCTGACGTACCATCCAGGAAAAACCACACGTTGCGAGAATGGAATCACTGGATGTTCGTGAACATGCCGGCGTATCCGTTGATGCTGTTCGGGGATACGCTTGTAGAATATGTAGGACCGGATCCTCTGGAGGGCACAG GATTCCACAGATATATTTTTCTCATATTCAAACAGCCGGGAAATTTAACATTCAACGAACCAGTTTTGAAGCATGA ACGAAACAATACTTCAAGGGGACACTTTTCAACGAGAAAATTTGCGAACAAATACAAGTTAGGAGATCCAATCGCAATAAACTTTTTTATCGCAGAATGGAGACAAAACTCATCAACGGGTAGTGATGATTACAGTTACGATGCATATCGAGTGAACGGAGAATTACCTCAccagtttaaaaatttaacctaTTTTGACAAAGATaaaaatgatgatgatgatgatgatgatgataatgattATCATCATCATGATGGCCACGAATGA
- the LOC140224205 gene encoding uncharacterized protein isoform X1, translating to MRSAVFFFSIPMDNRRKRKALALYHLALRRQKLLLLLLLHQEKGRNSASPLFQTRATEGAFHILVNRHLAEDDRKFQEYFRLTKEEFDYVLSLIEEDLRTKPSNRVRNPITPREKLAVTLRFLGAGESFRTLRFYYRISHSYISIIIPQVLDAIVKHVVPIHLPPPSDINWEEKSKEFWERWNFPNLIAAIDGKHVRIVCPDDSGSLFFNYKHFFSIVLLALVDANYKFLIVDIGSYGKEGDAGIFAKSKTGQEIYGDTFCFPPPKPLPNCTEKFPHVICGDEAFRLHHRVMKPFPKEQSKNDQRKTIFNYRLSRARRVTENAFGILCSVFRIFFQPINVLPEKVDKIMLACCALHNLKRDTAVPDGAAVDDVPTEFPKHNMIPLAPIGGFKGVEGYDIRDILMKFFNGIGAVAWQEEYIH from the exons ATGCGTTCcgctgtgttttttttctccattccaATGGataatagaagaaaaagaaaagctcTTGCTCTTTACCATCTTGCCCTGAGACGGCAAAAGTTATTACTTCTGTTGCTACTGCACCAAGAGAAAGGCAGGAACAGTGCAAGCCCTCTCTTCCAAACTAGAGCAACCGAGGGAGCATTCCACATTTTAGTGAACCGCCACCTCGCGGAAGATGACCGGAAGTTTCAAGAATATTTCAGGCTAACGAAGGAGGAGTTTGACTATGTATTGTCGTTGATAGAAGAGGACTTAAGAACGAAGCCAAGTAATCGTGTGCGCAACCCGATTACGCCTCGAGAAAAATTGGCAGTAACTCTTAG GTTTCTCGGAGCCGGAGAATCCTTCCGAACTCTTCGCTTTTACTACAGAATAAGTCACTCGTACATCAGCATAATCATCCCACAAGTTCTCGATGCCATCGTCAAGCATGTGGTACCGATTCATCTCCCTCCTCCTTCTGACATCAACTGGGAGGAAAAGTCGAAAGAATTTTGGGAGCGGTGGAACTTTCCTAACCTGATAGCGGCTATTGACGGAAAGCACGTCCGTATTGTCTGCCCTGACGACAGCGGCTCTCTGTTCTTCAATTacaagcattttttttcaatagttttGCTCGCCTTAGTCGACGCCAATTATAAGTTTTTAATTGTAGATATTGGCTCATATGGAAAGGAGGGCGATGCAGGCATTTTTGCCAAGTCAAAAACTGGCCAAGAAATTTATGGCGATACTTTTTGTTTCCCCCCGCCTAAACCACTTCCTAATTGCACGGAAAAATTTCCCCATGTCATTTGCGGCGATGAGGCTTTTCGACTCCACCATCGTGTAATGAAGCCTTTCCCAAAAGAGCAGTCTAAAAATGACCAGAGAAAAACCATTTTTAATTACCGATTAAGCCGCGCACGGCGAGTGACTGAGAACGCGTTTGGTATCCTATGCTCGGTGTTTCGAATTTTCTTCCAACCCATTAATGTATTGCCGGAAAAGGTGGATAAGATAATGTTAGCTTGCTGCGCATTACATAATTTGAAACGGGATACGGCTGTACCAGATGGGGCTGCAGTAGATGATGTCCCCACTGAATTTCCCAAGCACAATATGATTCCCCTGGCGCCTATTGGAGGTTTTAAAGGCGTTGAAGGTTATGATATCCGtgatattttgatgaaatttttcaacggtATTGGTGCCGTAGCGTGGCAAGAGGAGTACATTCATTGA
- the LOC140224206 gene encoding uncharacterized protein yields MSFMETVEVEREILSNNPVTESHVINSAADDSSELTGGVGDEIFDNAADPDDPTPMPQNSDQEGSEDENSDFGPTNRQPVINQNPVTDHASSTTPANNNSAIGKETSQLPANSNSAVGQGIPQPPAKKKKKNSGVADKILSELGKLEKEKEDLRNIMKEPTQPTAVPAPPPPPAQESDIDVFFRGISSTVKTLPPLVKAKVKSAIFSIVSRAEIEALSVPSHSSNHGTEQSSQSVLSPLTLLSSVSMECGSEDTQFNVLNFDNY; encoded by the exons ATGTCGTTTATGGAGACTGTCGAGGTTGAGAGAGA AATTTTATCCAACAACCCGGTGACTGAGTCTCACGTTATTAATTCGGCGGCGGACGATTCTTCTGAACTGACTGGGGGTGTTGGAGACGAAATATTTGACAATGCCGCTGATCCGGATGATCCCACACCGATGCCACAGAATAGTGACCAAGAAGGATCGGAGGACGAGAATTCAGACTTTGGTCCAACAAATCGTCAACCTGTCATCAACCAAAATCCAGTCACCGATCATGCATCTTCTACAACCCCGGCCAACAACAATTCAGCCATTGGTAAAGAAACTTCTCAGCTCCCTGCCAATAGCAATTCAGCTGTCGGCCAAGGAATTCCTCAACCTCCGgccaaaaagaagaagaagaactcTGGTGTGGCagacaaaattttgtccgaattgGGTAAGCtcgaaaaggaaaaagaggatCTGCGAAATATCATGAAAGAACCCACACAACCTACAGCAGTCCCTGCTCCTCCACCTCCACCAGCACAAGAAAGTGACATTGACGTGTTTTTCAGAGGCATATCCAGCACAGTAAAAACATTGCCTCCCCTAGTGAAAGCAAAGGTTAAAAGTGccattttttcaattgtttcaaGGGCTGAAATTGAGGCATTGTCAGTGCCAAGTCACAGCTCCAATCATGGAACTGAACAATCGAGTCAATCCGTCTTGTCTCCTCTGACTCTTTTGTCATCCGTTTCCATGGAATGTGGATCGGAAGATACTCAGTTCAATGTTCTAAATTTCGATAACTATTGA
- the LOC109033265 gene encoding LOW QUALITY PROTEIN: fructose-bisphosphate aldolase-like (The sequence of the model RefSeq protein was modified relative to this genomic sequence to represent the inferred CDS: deleted 2 bases in 1 codon), producing the protein MRKCTTHQRHNCLYCKCIPHNVTDCYKDHCFREKINLINCERNQRRMQKMETNSGRENQSDTKIPSTSSAAENQKIEGIIPKVSSTEPILEKTKDQPEDEELTQETLENLLRTVDENLEKNIKILKTGNLKNADKRLTQVAIENGKQSRKELLMKIQKKTNITQMLESESGVILFHESLYQKADDGTPFPVLLKQKGIIPGIKVDKGVVNLFGSEGETTTQGLDDLAERCAQYKKDGADFAKWRCVLKIGKNTPSYQSILENATVLARYASICQANRIVPIVEPEVLPDGEHDLDRAQKVTETVLAAVYKALNDHHVYLEGTLLKHG; encoded by the exons ATGAGGAAATGTACAACACATCAAAGACATAACTGCTTATATTGTAAATGCATCCCGCATAACGTCACCGACTGCTATAAAGACCATTGCTTTCGCGAAAAAATCAATCTGATAAATTGTGAAAGAAATCAACGCCGCATGCAGAAAATGGAGACAAACTCAGGAAGAGAAAATCAGTCGGACACAAAGATCCCTTCAACATCATCAGCAGCCGAGAACCAGAAAATTGAGGGAATTATCCCAAAAGTATCAAGCACGGAACCAATACTTGAAAAAACCAAAGATCAACCTGAAGATGAAGAACTAACCCAGGAAACTCTCGAAAATCTACTGAGAACCGTAGATGAAAATCTAGAAAAGAACATCAAGATTTTGAAGACTGGAAACCTGAAGAATGCAGACAAAAGACTCACACAAGTAGCGATTGAAAATGGAAAACAATCCAGAAAAGAATTGTTAATGAAAAtccaaaagaaaacaaatataaCCCAAATGTTGGAATCTGAATCTGGTGTTATCTTGTTCCACGAGTCTCTTTACCAGAAGGCTGATGATGGCACTCCATTCCCCGTCCTATTGAAACAGAAAGGAATTATTCCCGGAATCAAGGTTGATAAGGGTGTTGTCAACCTTTTCGGATCTGAAGGAGAGACAACCACCCAAGGTTTGGATGATCTGGCTGAACGTTGCGCTCAATACAAGAAGGACGGTGCTGACTTCGCAAAATGG CGTTGTgtcttgaaaattggaaagaacACACCCTCATACCAATCCATCCTTGAAAATGCCACTGTCCTTGCCCGCTATGCCTCCATCTGTCAGGCCAACCGCATCGTCCCTATTGTCGAACCTGAGGTTCTTCCCGACGGTGAGCACGATTTGGACCGCGCCCAGAAGGTTACAGAAACTGTTCTAGCTGCTGTTTACAAGGCACTCAATGACCACCATGTATATCTGGAAG GCACACTCCTGAAGCATGGataa